One window from the genome of Myxococcales bacterium encodes:
- a CDS encoding right-handed parallel beta-helix repeat-containing protein, with amino-acid sequence MKSFSSLFFLFWIFAGVLAVNVFIACSSDDDDDSSQTETACDEACQIIGDCYLSDQISASDLDDCLRYCTFELQPADRTCILETGNCAKVSLCLPDGQLDDDDDDDNDDNDDNDDNDDNDDNDNDDNDDNDNDDTTPVYITCYQDLDGDAYGNPDESQVFTGDACPSGWVLDNTDCDDSDTLTNPNGLELPADGLDQDCDDLDLAISESTGIFVAPRGDDFYPGTMIAPKKTIAAGIDAAAGAGKVVFIAAGTYDEAVNTTVSLFGGFESTNWTRDIVANPTIVAPTDESRVLSVSAGSTAAIQGLTLTGGEGSLYSYGAYIEEAATALLADNNIEGGVGPQKSYGVEVRDGATAYLFNNRLDGGQGVNNSYGLTARNDARVLLADNRISGGDGAIVTVAVYPMTASQVTLIENVLLGGAATHDSFAVTTAAAITAANNVLDGGTGLTSSCAVKILAGGSASLLNNDFWGTPTVHLIYDGTSYTDDLASLNACGWTGCLSASDNLNAEPLFVDPNNGDYHLLSGSPCLDTGGDPTLTFPAWPVWYDLDRDLRPLGSGYDIGVDERPPD; translated from the coding sequence ATGAAATCATTTTCCTCGCTTTTTTTCCTCTTTTGGATATTCGCCGGGGTCTTGGCGGTGAATGTTTTCATCGCCTGTAGTTCCGATGACGACGACGACTCGTCTCAAACCGAAACGGCCTGTGATGAAGCCTGCCAAATCATCGGCGATTGCTACCTGAGCGACCAGATTTCCGCGTCGGACTTGGACGATTGCCTTCGCTACTGCACCTTCGAGCTTCAACCCGCCGACCGAACCTGCATTCTCGAAACGGGCAATTGCGCGAAGGTTTCCCTTTGCCTGCCGGACGGGCAATTGGACGATGACGACGACGATGACAACGACGATAACGACGACAATGACGATAACGATGATAACGACGACAACGACAACGATGACAACGACGATAACGACAACGACGACACCACGCCGGTTTACATCACCTGTTATCAGGATCTCGATGGGGATGCGTACGGCAATCCGGATGAAAGTCAGGTTTTCACCGGGGACGCCTGCCCTTCCGGGTGGGTCCTCGACAACACCGACTGCGACGATTCAGATACCCTGACCAATCCGAACGGCCTGGAACTGCCCGCCGACGGGCTCGATCAGGATTGCGACGACCTCGATCTGGCGATCAGCGAATCGACCGGCATCTTCGTTGCGCCGCGCGGCGACGATTTCTATCCCGGCACGATGATCGCGCCTAAAAAAACGATCGCGGCCGGGATCGACGCCGCGGCCGGAGCCGGCAAAGTGGTCTTTATCGCCGCCGGCACCTACGACGAGGCCGTGAACACGACGGTTTCGCTTTTCGGGGGTTTCGAATCGACGAACTGGACCCGAGACATCGTAGCGAATCCGACCATCGTTGCTCCCACGGACGAGTCTCGGGTGTTGAGCGTCAGCGCCGGCAGCACCGCGGCGATTCAAGGGCTTACTCTCACCGGCGGCGAAGGCTCATTGTATTCGTACGGCGCCTACATCGAGGAGGCGGCGACCGCGCTATTGGCCGACAACAATATCGAGGGCGGCGTCGGGCCGCAGAAGTCCTATGGCGTCGAGGTCCGCGACGGCGCGACCGCCTATCTTTTCAATAATCGCCTCGACGGCGGCCAGGGCGTCAATAATTCCTACGGCCTCACGGCGCGCAACGACGCCCGGGTGTTGCTGGCCGACAATCGAATCAGCGGCGGCGACGGCGCGATCGTCACGGTCGCGGTTTATCCGATGACCGCAAGCCAGGTAACCCTGATCGAAAACGTTCTCCTGGGCGGCGCGGCCACTCACGACAGTTTCGCCGTGACGACGGCAGCCGCGATCACCGCGGCAAACAACGTGCTGGACGGCGGGACGGGGCTGACCTCTTCCTGCGCCGTAAAAATTCTGGCCGGCGGTTCGGCGTCGCTGTTGAACAACGATTTTTGGGGAACGCCGACCGTGCACCTGATTTACGACGGCACCTCCTACACCGACGACCTGGCGTCGCTGAACGCGTGCGGCTGGACCGGCTGTCTCTCGGCCAGCGACAATCTCAACGCCGAACCGCTTTTTGTCGACCCGAACAACGGCGACTATCATCTGTTGAGCGGCAGCCCCTGCCTGGATACCGGCGGCGATCCGACGTTGACCTTTCCCGCCTGGCCGGTTTGGTACGATCTGGACCGCGACCTCCGCCCGCTTGGCTCCGGATACGACATCGGCGTCGACGAGCGGCCGCCCGACTGA
- a CDS encoding isoprenylcysteine carboxylmethyltransferase family protein, whose amino-acid sequence MNLSTNRNAEPAPINRWGIGPKWVLCCALGAVPLFIINAVWPGVLEIHLVPRPALLIVGCVLLLVGVPFLVMALWVLHRGFGHDKLFTSGVYGLCRHPIYASWIVFLVPGVLLLVGSWIFLLLPPLMYASLRFLVREEEAWLEATFQDEYRAYRRRVPAVFPVPRFWRRD is encoded by the coding sequence ATGAACCTTTCCACGAACCGGAACGCCGAGCCGGCACCGATCAATCGTTGGGGCATTGGTCCCAAGTGGGTGCTGTGCTGCGCCCTCGGCGCGGTCCCGCTGTTCATTATCAACGCGGTATGGCCCGGCGTTTTAGAGATTCATCTGGTGCCGCGGCCGGCGCTTTTGATCGTGGGATGCGTTCTCCTCTTGGTCGGCGTCCCGTTCCTCGTGATGGCGCTTTGGGTTCTCCATCGTGGTTTCGGTCACGACAAGTTGTTTACAAGCGGCGTCTATGGATTGTGCCGGCACCCCATCTACGCGAGTTGGATCGTCTTCCTCGTTCCCGGCGTTCTGCTGCTCGTCGGCTCCTGGATTTTTCTGCTGCTGCCGCCGCTGATGTACGCGAGCCTGCGATTCCTCGTTCGGGAAGAAGAAGCGTGGTTGGAGGCGACGTTCCAGGACGAGTACCGCGCGTACCGCCGGCGGGTGCCGGCGGTGTTCCCTGTGCCGCGCTTTTGGCGGCGCGACTGA
- a CDS encoding OmpA family protein has product MKRSAVLALVFLVGVASFAWAIDAQNQPPAIGSHNLLGLYTTTTLDHTQFTLGMVGNYLAGPVRFEMKRSGDEFDAVDTLIAGHFYGVVGLFKRVDLMAAASYVQVSGKDLDQINVPGLSETSQTAGGSLGDARLGAKFNILPNKPGWVGLGLNVMASLPTGDADLYAGNDAMTMSGALLLDKQFGRVNLALNAGYKYLGDPSGLEPQGQLFGGAGADVILAKWVGLTGEVVGRTLDYGIDEIDPATPLEGLIGIRFYTQMGLQFLVAGGAGFTDGIGSPLYRGMAGISYTYPALVYGNLPAKKAAYVAPVESPDADNDRDGLTNVYEQKESKTDPANPDTDGDGLTDGEEVNKYHTDPLKADTDGDGLSDGQEVRVYSTNPSNPDTDGDGLTDGQEVNELRTNPLDADTDHDGLADNKDACPLEPETKNGFMDDDGCPEVVLARKASGVVMFENQIVLPTPLTFGGESSSALSKADRALLGDVINILNEFPKVNVQIEGHIAAGQANAATLSEARAQEVRNYLIRKGIAAVRLTAIGLGDQVPIAPNDTPENRARNTRIDFVIVGR; this is encoded by the coding sequence ATGAAACGGTCGGCCGTTCTTGCCTTGGTGTTTCTAGTCGGCGTCGCCTCTTTCGCCTGGGCCATCGACGCGCAAAACCAACCGCCGGCGATCGGTTCGCACAATCTCCTCGGCTTGTACACCACGACCACTCTCGACCATACGCAGTTCACCTTGGGCATGGTCGGCAATTACCTGGCCGGCCCGGTTCGCTTCGAAATGAAACGTAGCGGCGACGAATTCGACGCCGTGGATACGCTGATCGCCGGTCATTTCTATGGCGTCGTCGGGTTGTTCAAACGCGTCGACCTGATGGCGGCGGCCTCCTACGTGCAGGTATCCGGCAAGGATCTGGATCAAATCAACGTGCCCGGCCTGTCGGAAACCTCGCAGACCGCCGGCGGTTCGCTGGGCGATGCGCGGCTCGGCGCGAAATTCAATATTCTGCCCAACAAACCGGGTTGGGTAGGCTTGGGCCTGAACGTCATGGCGAGCCTCCCGACCGGCGACGCCGATCTTTACGCGGGCAATGACGCCATGACCATGAGCGGCGCGTTGCTGCTCGACAAGCAATTCGGGCGCGTCAATCTGGCGCTGAACGCCGGCTATAAATACCTCGGCGATCCGAGCGGCCTGGAACCGCAAGGTCAATTGTTCGGCGGCGCCGGAGCCGACGTCATTCTCGCCAAATGGGTCGGCCTGACCGGCGAGGTGGTCGGCCGGACGCTCGATTACGGCATCGATGAAATCGATCCCGCCACGCCGCTCGAAGGGCTGATCGGCATCCGTTTCTATACCCAAATGGGTTTGCAGTTCCTGGTCGCGGGCGGCGCGGGCTTTACCGACGGCATCGGCAGCCCGTTGTATCGCGGCATGGCCGGCATTTCCTACACCTACCCCGCCCTGGTTTACGGCAATCTCCCGGCCAAAAAGGCGGCTTACGTGGCGCCGGTCGAATCGCCCGACGCCGATAACGATCGCGACGGGTTGACGAACGTCTACGAACAAAAAGAATCGAAGACCGATCCCGCCAACCCGGACACCGACGGCGACGGCCTCACCGACGGTGAAGAGGTCAACAAATACCACACCGATCCGCTCAAAGCCGACACCGACGGCGACGGGCTTTCCGACGGGCAGGAAGTGCGCGTTTACAGCACCAACCCGAGCAATCCGGATACCGACGGCGACGGTCTCACCGACGGGCAGGAAGTGAACGAACTGCGCACCAACCCGCTGGACGCCGATACCGATCACGACGGCCTCGCCGACAATAAAGATGCCTGCCCACTCGAACCGGAAACGAAAAACGGTTTCATGGACGACGACGGCTGCCCGGAAGTCGTGCTGGCGCGCAAGGCGAGCGGCGTCGTGATGTTCGAAAACCAGATCGTCCTGCCGACGCCCCTGACCTTCGGCGGCGAGAGCAGTTCGGCCCTCTCCAAAGCCGACCGCGCCTTGCTCGGCGACGTGATCAATATCCTCAACGAATTTCCGAAGGTGAACGTCCAGATCGAAGGGCACATCGCCGCCGGCCAGGCCAATGCCGCGACGTTGAGCGAGGCCCGCGCCCAGGAAGTGCGCAATTACCTGATCCGCAAAGGCATCGCCGCCGTCCGCCTGACCGCCATCGGCCTGGGCGATCAGGTGCCGATCGCGCCGAACGACACCCCGGAAAACCGGGCGCGCAACACGCGCATCGATTTCGTCATCGTCGGCCGCTGA
- a CDS encoding YHS domain-containing protein, whose amino-acid sequence MAAEQSVYLGDKAPTAFDSPQAVGTKATCPVTGDTFTISAQSAHSEYQGKHYYFCCPACKPQFDADPAKYVKPAK is encoded by the coding sequence ATGGCGGCGGAACAATCGGTCTACTTGGGCGATAAGGCCCCGACGGCGTTCGATTCGCCGCAAGCGGTTGGCACGAAGGCGACTTGTCCGGTGACCGGCGACACGTTCACGATTTCGGCGCAAAGCGCGCATTCGGAATACCAGGGCAAGCACTATTACTTTTGCTGCCCCGCCTGCAAACCGCAGTTCGACGCCGATCCGGCGAAATACGTGAAGCCGGCAAAATAA
- a CDS encoding CoA transferase, with amino-acid sequence MSQNASPKPLAGLKVLELTRLLPGPFATRLLADLGAEVIKVEDPAGGDYLRHPPPRIGTVSAHFLANNTGKRSIALDLKNEAGREVLRRLLAQYDILVESFRPGVMTRLGIDYEQLKTVQPRLIYASLTGYGQNGPYRDRAGHDLNYLSLAGAAGLTGADDGTPVVSGMQVADLSGALYLAIAILSAVYRREHTGQGCQVDLAMADTSLALLALPFAEYIGHNRLPGPARMIVNGKFVCYRIYRTRDGRFMSLAALEPKFWVAFCRAVEKPHLCDEAYTRAKPGNPVFDELVALFASKDQAEWVAALENADCCCEPVLTLAEAAAHPQFAARRGFRRIDDPVQGSYTQLNQPIRFTPPVDDSTTPSPALGEHTLMVLREAGMDEPEIEALAARGAFGDIPPQ; translated from the coding sequence ATGAGCCAAAACGCGTCGCCCAAACCGTTGGCCGGCTTGAAGGTGCTCGAACTGACCCGCCTGCTGCCGGGGCCCTTCGCCACGCGTCTACTCGCGGATCTGGGCGCCGAGGTCATCAAGGTCGAGGACCCGGCCGGCGGCGATTACCTGCGCCATCCGCCGCCCCGGATCGGCACGGTCAGCGCCCACTTCCTCGCCAACAACACGGGCAAGCGCTCGATCGCCCTGGATCTGAAAAACGAAGCGGGCCGCGAGGTGCTGCGGCGGTTGCTGGCTCAATACGACATTCTCGTCGAGAGTTTTCGGCCCGGCGTCATGACGCGCCTCGGGATCGACTACGAGCAACTGAAAACGGTCCAACCGCGATTGATCTACGCTTCGCTGACGGGCTACGGGCAGAACGGTCCGTATCGCGATCGCGCCGGCCACGATTTGAATTATCTATCGCTGGCGGGCGCCGCCGGTTTGACCGGGGCGGACGACGGCACGCCGGTGGTTTCGGGTATGCAGGTCGCCGATCTTTCCGGCGCGCTGTATCTGGCGATCGCCATTCTGTCGGCGGTTTATCGCCGCGAGCATACGGGGCAAGGTTGTCAGGTGGATCTGGCGATGGCCGACACGTCGCTGGCCTTGCTTGCCCTGCCCTTCGCCGAATACATCGGCCACAATCGCCTGCCCGGCCCGGCCCGGATGATCGTCAACGGGAAATTCGTCTGCTACCGCATTTACCGCACCCGCGACGGACGGTTCATGTCGCTGGCGGCGTTGGAACCGAAGTTCTGGGTGGCCTTTTGCCGGGCCGTGGAAAAGCCGCACCTCTGCGACGAGGCGTACACGCGCGCCAAACCCGGCAATCCGGTATTCGACGAATTGGTGGCTTTGTTCGCGTCGAAAGATCAGGCCGAGTGGGTGGCCGCGCTGGAAAACGCCGATTGCTGTTGCGAGCCGGTGCTGACGCTGGCCGAGGCGGCCGCGCATCCGCAATTCGCCGCCCGGCGGGGTTTTCGCCGGATCGACGATCCGGTGCAGGGATCCTACACCCAGTTGAATCAGCCGATTCGCTTCACTCCGCCGGTCGACGATTCGACCACGCCCTCGCCGGCACTGGGCGAACACACCTTGATGGTTTTGCGCGAAGCCGGAATGGACGAACCGGAAATCGAGGCTTTAGCTGCCCGCGGTGCGTTCGGTGATATTCCACCGCAATAA
- a CDS encoding acyltransferase, with product MTTVADKAKPDMSRDHDLDWIKGIACIFMLILHAVVMVGLPPTHRLWTVQFTVIHQFYAWFFMASGMNVARAAERDLLKKDWRRTSAVYLLTAVALFVLGVAYSINRRTLGEMELFQGVAACTAVSYIVLRRRWPSWALLVISILLFGVSIDYGYKYYGYLAQPMVDRIINDTLTWPLWERFLFVHFSLLPWVGWFLIGAVVMRLAGTKSEKWLIALFVAFLAASFYAPWYVPRTRVDFFFRAKIDFLFWSSGVAGLSILAARHWYRSVRPLNQAIEFIGRESFLIFILQWFTADGLGDPLKLIGQATGRDTWMIFPVLQIATVYITYRLTRYFAARRDRTITQPGYLRFWGLLTVIFTFLSGVLYYRRPALSYLLSFPLIVGVGMLFPAVRLVIRNVFGPRKKQPAVAAPAAPGGDS from the coding sequence TTGACGACCGTTGCCGACAAAGCCAAACCGGACATGAGCCGCGACCACGATCTGGACTGGATCAAGGGCATCGCCTGTATTTTTATGTTGATTCTGCACGCGGTGGTTATGGTCGGCCTGCCGCCGACGCACCGGCTCTGGACGGTGCAATTCACCGTCATCCACCAGTTCTACGCGTGGTTTTTCATGGCCTCGGGCATGAACGTGGCGCGGGCCGCCGAACGCGACCTCCTGAAAAAGGATTGGCGGCGAACCTCGGCCGTCTACCTGCTGACCGCTGTAGCCCTGTTCGTGCTGGGCGTCGCCTATTCGATCAACCGCCGCACACTCGGCGAAATGGAACTCTTTCAGGGCGTCGCCGCCTGCACCGCCGTTTCCTACATCGTCCTGCGCCGCCGCTGGCCGAGTTGGGCGCTGCTGGTGATTTCCATTCTGCTGTTCGGTGTTTCGATCGATTACGGTTATAAGTATTACGGTTACCTGGCGCAGCCGATGGTCGACCGGATCATCAACGATACGTTGACCTGGCCGTTATGGGAGCGTTTTCTCTTCGTGCATTTTTCGTTGCTGCCGTGGGTCGGGTGGTTTCTGATCGGCGCGGTGGTGATGCGCCTGGCCGGGACGAAAAGCGAAAAGTGGCTGATCGCGCTGTTCGTCGCCTTCCTCGCCGCTTCCTTCTATGCGCCCTGGTACGTGCCGCGGACGCGGGTGGATTTCTTCTTCCGCGCCAAGATCGACTTTCTCTTCTGGTCGTCGGGCGTCGCCGGATTGTCCATCCTCGCGGCGCGCCATTGGTACAGAAGCGTCCGGCCGCTCAACCAGGCCATCGAGTTCATCGGCCGCGAATCGTTTCTGATTTTCATCCTGCAATGGTTCACCGCCGACGGCCTCGGCGACCCGCTGAAGCTGATCGGCCAGGCGACCGGCCGCGACACCTGGATGATCTTCCCCGTGCTGCAGATCGCGACCGTCTACATCACCTACCGGCTGACCCGCTATTTCGCGGCCCGGCGCGACCGGACGATCACCCAGCCCGGCTACTTGCGTTTCTGGGGCCTGCTGACCGTCATCTTCACGTTCCTTTCGGGCGTGCTCTATTACCGGCGTCCGGCGTTGAGCTACCTGTTGTCGTTTCCGTTGATCGTCGGCGTCGGCATGCTGTTTCCGGCGGTCCGTCTGGTGATCCGCAATGTGTTCGGACCGCGAAAAAAGCAGCCGGCCGTCGCCGCCCCGGCCGCTCCCGGAGGTGATTCATGA
- a CDS encoding AAC(3) family N-acetyltransferase codes for MIHPHELAARDDRLTRRLRALGVTAGATVYTATDLTRLPMPDLERQILRRLSPRERQDLWLDWVYESIRAAVGPAGTLVVPTFFYDYARYNRPFVYEESPSQVCNFSEHIRRKPGACRSLHPLFSLTALGPAAEAICGATGHSAYGECSAFARLAPRGALFAFLGATLGDALTYAHHLEQLYGVNHAFNKVFEAPVYRGGREIPGPWYAFVRYLGMNIEIDLHPFETYLRDRGLLRIDATERGEIQVIEAATVHREGLDCLARDACFFLQRPVRVHFKQDNLVIRDTQPDAFLVGLLSEDPKSHVSE; via the coding sequence GTGATTCATCCCCATGAATTGGCCGCGCGGGACGACCGGCTGACGCGCCGCTTACGCGCGCTCGGCGTGACGGCGGGGGCGACCGTCTACACGGCGACCGACCTGACCCGGCTGCCGATGCCCGACCTGGAGCGGCAAATCTTGCGCCGGCTGTCCCCGCGCGAACGACAGGATCTCTGGCTCGATTGGGTTTACGAATCGATCCGCGCGGCGGTCGGCCCGGCCGGCACACTGGTCGTGCCGACATTTTTCTACGATTACGCGCGATACAACCGGCCGTTCGTTTATGAGGAATCGCCGAGCCAGGTCTGTAATTTCAGCGAACACATCCGCCGCAAACCCGGCGCCTGTCGCTCGCTGCACCCGCTTTTTTCGCTCACCGCGCTGGGCCCCGCCGCCGAGGCGATTTGCGGCGCCACGGGCCATAGCGCCTACGGCGAATGCTCGGCTTTCGCGCGGTTGGCGCCGCGGGGCGCGCTCTTCGCCTTTCTCGGGGCGACCCTGGGCGACGCGCTGACTTACGCGCATCACCTGGAACAGCTTTACGGCGTCAATCACGCGTTCAACAAGGTTTTCGAAGCGCCGGTCTATCGCGGCGGGCGGGAAATCCCCGGCCCGTGGTACGCCTTCGTTCGCTATCTCGGGATGAACATCGAAATCGATTTGCATCCGTTTGAAACCTACTTGCGCGACCGGGGGTTGCTGCGGATCGACGCGACCGAACGCGGTGAGATTCAGGTCATCGAAGCCGCGACGGTGCACCGCGAGGGCCTGGACTGTCTGGCGCGCGACGCCTGTTTTTTCCTGCAACGACCGGTTCGCGTTCATTTCAAGCAAGACAACCTGGTGATCCGTGATACCCAACCCGACGCCTTTCTGGTCGGTTTGCTCAGCGAGGACCCGAAAAGCCATGTTTCCGAATGA
- a CDS encoding DUF4910 domain-containing protein: MFPNDLWQTMCEIAPLRRYFVAPDYDQALTLLRRHLNFRLLQFTNENPVNHWRIPPGWILDEAAIYRDGKCLYDASRHPNQVIALSLPFQGTVTREVLREHLHYDHRHDDWIPFHFRQMYRPWDRTWGFCVPKTFYDSLAPGEYEVRIRTKEYDGTLKVAEAVLPGRREETIVFVAHLDHPAAANDDLAGVMAGVRLMQLLAAKPRRFTYRLVVVQEILGSEYYLNQLALSGDRDRLLLGLFLEMLGSRTPHCLQRSFQGDTAMDWAMEAALREAGEEFRAVPFRESVGNDEANWEAHGVPMPQLSRYPYPEYHSDRDDMSIIDPDRIEASAQIALRAMEKLEELFWVRKLFRGSYCASHPEYNLYIDPGQAAFADVPKEEIIRLRRLMDLIPIVMNQWQAGELLARKLGLSATLVIDYLRQWVDKGLLEIL; this comes from the coding sequence ATGTTTCCGAATGATTTGTGGCAAACGATGTGCGAGATCGCGCCCCTGCGCCGGTATTTCGTCGCCCCCGATTACGATCAGGCGCTGACGCTGCTGCGCCGGCACCTCAATTTCCGGCTGCTGCAGTTCACCAACGAAAACCCGGTCAACCATTGGCGCATCCCGCCCGGTTGGATCCTGGACGAGGCCGCCATCTACCGCGACGGCAAGTGCCTGTACGACGCGTCCCGGCATCCCAACCAGGTGATCGCGTTGTCCCTGCCGTTTCAGGGCACGGTGACGCGCGAGGTCCTGCGCGAACATTTGCATTACGATCACCGCCACGACGATTGGATTCCGTTCCATTTTCGCCAGATGTATCGCCCGTGGGATCGCACCTGGGGATTCTGTGTGCCCAAGACCTTCTACGATTCCCTGGCGCCTGGCGAATATGAGGTCCGCATCCGCACCAAGGAATACGACGGAACGCTGAAGGTCGCCGAGGCGGTGTTGCCCGGCCGGCGCGAGGAAACGATCGTGTTCGTGGCGCACCTGGATCACCCCGCCGCCGCCAACGACGATCTGGCCGGGGTGATGGCCGGCGTCCGCCTGATGCAATTGCTGGCGGCAAAACCGCGCCGTTTCACCTACCGGCTGGTCGTCGTCCAGGAAATTCTCGGTTCCGAATACTACCTGAACCAACTGGCGCTGTCGGGCGACCGCGATCGCCTGCTCCTCGGCCTGTTTCTGGAGATGCTCGGCAGCCGGACGCCGCACTGCCTGCAGCGGTCCTTCCAGGGCGACACGGCGATGGATTGGGCGATGGAGGCCGCCTTGCGCGAGGCGGGTGAGGAATTCCGGGCGGTGCCGTTTCGCGAATCGGTGGGCAACGACGAGGCCAACTGGGAAGCGCACGGCGTTCCCATGCCGCAGTTGTCGCGCTATCCGTATCCCGAATACCACTCCGACCGCGACGACATGAGCATCATCGATCCGGACCGCATCGAGGCGTCGGCGCAGATCGCGTTGCGGGCGATGGAAAAGCTCGAAGAGCTGTTCTGGGTGCGCAAACTTTTTCGGGGCAGCTATTGCGCCAGCCACCCGGAGTACAACCTGTACATCGATCCGGGGCAGGCGGCGTTTGCGGACGTTCCCAAGGAGGAGATCATCCGTTTGCGGCGGCTGATGGACCTGATTCCGATCGTCATGAACCAATGGCAAGCCGGCGAATTGCTGGCGCGGAAGCTGGGACTGTCGGCAACCCTCGTCATCGATTACCTGCGGCAGTGGGTGGACAAGGGATTGTTGGAAATTCTGTAG
- a CDS encoding HAD-IIIC family phosphatase has protein sequence MSRDDLRGVLLSDFNLQNLADLLSHDTAPPRLTVMAAPYGQLAQVILDDQWSGWADRPDFALVWTRPTGAIPSVARLLDYEHVPGDTLSAELDAYADLIERLAARVKWVFVPTWTLPPSYRGTGLLDYEPRQGARYWLDRLNARLSERLAARKNIFLLPAARWLQAVGAKAYSPKHWYLGKIEFGTEVFKEAAQDLKAALNALLGLARKLVIIDLDDTLWGGIVGDVGWENLALGGHDPVGEAFVDFQRALKALTNRGVLLGIVSKNEEAIALEAIRNHPEMVLRLDDFAGWRINWRDKAQNIGELAAELNLGRQSIVFIDDNPVERARVREALPEVLVPEWPADKLFYQSALQSLRCFDSPAISDEDRDRARMYLAERQRRQVQEEIGSLDDWLRTLGIQVIAEPLGDADLTRTVQLFNKTNQMNLSTRRLSEGELAAWAAQPAHRLFTFRVRDKFGDSGLTGIASLAIEGDTGRIVDFILSCRVMGRKIEEVMLHVLADYGRKIGRQRLVAEYRETAKNKPCLEFFRQRSGFAAETDAVFVFPLAGEYPLPPGIELIVKDPVA, from the coding sequence ATGAGCCGGGACGACCTCCGCGGCGTTCTGCTTTCGGACTTCAATCTGCAAAATCTGGCCGATCTGCTCTCTCACGACACCGCCCCGCCCCGGCTGACCGTCATGGCGGCGCCGTACGGCCAGTTGGCGCAGGTCATCCTGGACGATCAGTGGTCGGGCTGGGCCGACCGGCCCGATTTTGCCTTGGTCTGGACCCGCCCGACCGGAGCGATTCCTTCCGTCGCCCGGTTGCTGGATTATGAGCATGTCCCCGGCGACACTTTGTCGGCGGAACTCGACGCCTACGCGGACCTGATCGAACGATTGGCCGCGCGGGTCAAATGGGTTTTTGTCCCGACCTGGACGCTGCCCCCTTCCTACCGCGGCACCGGGTTGCTCGATTACGAACCGCGGCAAGGCGCCCGTTATTGGTTGGATCGCCTGAACGCCCGGCTGAGCGAGCGGCTGGCCGCGCGGAAAAACATCTTCTTGCTGCCGGCGGCTCGCTGGTTGCAAGCCGTCGGCGCCAAGGCCTATAGCCCGAAGCATTGGTACCTGGGCAAGATCGAGTTCGGCACCGAGGTTTTCAAGGAAGCCGCGCAGGATCTCAAGGCGGCATTGAACGCCCTGCTCGGCCTGGCGCGTAAATTGGTGATCATCGATCTGGACGACACCCTTTGGGGCGGCATCGTCGGCGACGTCGGCTGGGAAAACCTGGCGTTGGGCGGACACGATCCGGTCGGCGAGGCCTTTGTCGATTTTCAACGCGCCCTGAAGGCGCTCACCAACCGCGGCGTCCTGCTGGGCATCGTCAGTAAAAACGAGGAGGCGATCGCCCTCGAAGCGATCCGGAACCATCCCGAAATGGTTCTGCGCCTCGACGATTTCGCGGGCTGGCGCATCAACTGGCGCGACAAGGCGCAAAACATCGGCGAATTGGCGGCGGAACTCAACCTCGGCCGGCAGTCGATCGTTTTCATCGACGACAACCCCGTCGAGCGCGCGCGGGTCCGCGAGGCGCTGCCGGAAGTGCTGGTGCCGGAATGGCCGGCCGACAAGCTTTTTTATCAGAGCGCCCTGCAAAGTCTGCGTTGCTTCGATTCACCGGCGATCAGCGACGAGGATCGCGACCGCGCCCGGATGTACCTCGCCGAACGCCAGCGGCGGCAGGTGCAGGAAGAAATCGGCTCGTTGGACGACTGGCTGCGGACGCTGGGAATTCAGGTGATCGCCGAACCGCTCGGCGACGCCGATCTGACGCGCACGGTGCAGCTTTTCAACAAGACCAATCAAATGAACCTTTCCACCCGGCGGCTGTCCGAAGGGGAGCTGGCCGCGTGGGCCGCCCAGCCGGCTCATCGGTTGTTTACCTTCCGCGTGCGGGACAAATTCGGCGACTCCGGATTGACCGGCATCGCCTCCCTGGCGATCGAGGGCGATACCGGCCGGATCGTCGATTTCATCCTGAGTTGCCGGGTGATGGGCCGAAAAATCGAGGAAGTCATGCTGCACGTGCTCGCCGATTACGGCCGGAAAATCGGCCGGCAACGGCTCGTCGCCGAGTATCGGGAAACCGCGAAGAACAAACCGTGCCTCGAATTTTTCCGGCAACGTTCGGGATTCGCCGCCGAAACCGACGCCGTTTTCGTCTTCCCGCTGGCCGGTGAATATCCGCTGCCGCCGGGCATCGAATTGATCGTCAAGGATCCGGTCGCATGA